From the genome of Hymenobacter sp. PAMC 26628, one region includes:
- a CDS encoding phage holin family protein produces MLSFILKFLLTAVLVYGLSRVLPGVTLDGVGSAAILVIVLGILNAIVKPVLSLLSLPITILTLGLFSLVINVIIIKLADYLMSSFDVHGFLNALLFSLGLAVVNTIVDAVLD; encoded by the coding sequence ATGCTCAGTTTTATCCTCAAATTTTTGCTCACGGCCGTGCTCGTGTACGGCCTGAGCCGCGTGCTGCCGGGCGTAACCCTCGACGGTGTGGGCTCGGCCGCCATTCTGGTCATCGTGTTGGGCATTCTCAACGCCATCGTCAAGCCTGTGCTGAGCCTATTGAGCTTGCCGATTACCATCCTCACCTTAGGTCTGTTCTCGCTGGTTATCAACGTCATCATTATCAAGCTGGCCGATTACCTGATGAGCAGCTTCGACGTGCACGGCTTCCTGAACGCGCTGCTGTTTAGCTTGGGCTTGGCTGTGGTGAACACCATCGTTGACGCCGTGCTTGATTAG
- a CDS encoding ATP-dependent helicase yields MALDYLSLLNPSQAGAVMQTEGPCMIIAGAGSGKTRVLTYRIAHLLEQGVSPFNILALTFTNKAAKEMRARVEKVVGPNARSLWMGTFHSVFAKILRSEADKIGYPRSFTIYDTQDTKTLIGQIIKELELDDKLYKPGLVLGRISAAKNKLISVNQYLSDAAIKADDEAALRPKIGVLYQQYQQRCFKAGAMDFDDLLFNTNVLFREHADVLNKYQNMFRFVMVDEYQDTNYSQYLITRKLAAKERNICVVGDDAQSIYAFRGADITNILNFEKDYPELKVFKLEQNYRSTQNIVKAANSVIKNNQAQLRKDVFSENEEGTLIEVIKAASDNEEGKLVATTIFEDKMNGHLSYDNFAILYRTNAQSRAMEEALRKLNIRYKIVGGLSFYQRKEIKDLVAYLRLTVNQNDEQALRRVINYPKRGIGDTTVSKLVATAEAANHSLWEVVSNADQFVAARISNPVVTFAENIKAYTALAAREDAFESAKFIAKNSGMIEELYSDKSIEGLSRYENIQELLNGIKEYVDDPEREDKSLGAFLQDIALVTDSDLKDAAQEGEAVTLMTIHSAKGLEFRNVFIVGMEENLFPSQMMITSRADLEEERRLFYVAITRAEKKLTLSYATSRYQWGNLRSAEKSRFLDEIDPAFVHFKFASGGGPGAGEQPFQHVFERRSNLVPVLPRKVAATKYVAPPDFAPSDTKNLVAGQRVEHPKFGFGVVRLLEKEPAGAKATIDFEEVGEKVLLLSFAKLRIHL; encoded by the coding sequence ATGGCATTAGATTATCTTTCCCTGCTCAACCCCTCCCAGGCCGGCGCGGTGATGCAAACCGAGGGCCCCTGCATGATCATCGCCGGGGCGGGCTCGGGCAAAACCCGGGTGCTCACCTACCGCATTGCCCACCTGCTCGAACAAGGCGTGAGCCCGTTCAATATCCTGGCCCTCACCTTCACCAACAAGGCCGCCAAGGAGATGCGCGCCCGCGTGGAAAAGGTAGTGGGCCCCAACGCCCGCAGCCTGTGGATGGGCACCTTCCACTCGGTGTTCGCCAAAATCCTGCGCTCGGAGGCCGACAAAATCGGCTACCCGCGCAGCTTCACCATCTACGACACCCAGGACACCAAGACGCTCATCGGCCAGATTATCAAGGAGCTGGAGCTGGACGACAAGCTGTATAAGCCGGGCCTCGTGCTGGGCCGCATCTCGGCGGCCAAGAACAAGCTGATTTCGGTGAACCAGTACCTGAGCGACGCCGCCATCAAGGCCGACGACGAGGCGGCGCTGCGGCCCAAAATCGGGGTGCTCTACCAGCAGTACCAGCAGCGCTGCTTCAAGGCCGGCGCCATGGACTTCGACGACCTGCTCTTCAACACCAACGTGCTGTTTCGGGAGCACGCCGACGTGCTGAACAAGTACCAGAACATGTTCCGGTTCGTGATGGTGGACGAGTACCAGGACACCAACTACTCGCAGTACCTCATCACCCGCAAGCTGGCGGCTAAGGAGCGGAATATCTGCGTGGTAGGCGACGACGCGCAGAGCATCTATGCCTTCCGCGGGGCCGACATCACCAACATTCTCAACTTCGAGAAGGACTACCCCGAGCTGAAAGTGTTCAAGCTGGAGCAGAACTACCGCTCCACCCAGAACATCGTGAAGGCGGCCAACTCGGTCATCAAAAACAACCAGGCGCAGCTGCGCAAGGACGTGTTTTCGGAGAACGAGGAAGGCACGCTGATTGAAGTTATCAAAGCGGCGTCCGACAACGAAGAAGGTAAGCTGGTGGCCACCACCATCTTCGAGGACAAGATGAACGGGCACTTGTCGTACGACAACTTTGCCATCCTCTACCGCACCAACGCCCAGAGCCGGGCCATGGAAGAGGCCCTGCGCAAGCTCAACATCCGCTACAAAATTGTGGGGGGCCTGAGTTTTTACCAGCGCAAGGAAATCAAGGACCTGGTGGCCTACCTGCGCCTGACGGTGAACCAGAACGACGAGCAGGCCTTGCGCCGCGTCATCAACTACCCCAAGCGCGGCATCGGCGACACCACCGTCAGCAAGCTGGTGGCCACCGCCGAGGCGGCCAACCACAGCCTGTGGGAAGTGGTGAGCAACGCCGACCAGTTCGTGGCCGCCCGCATCTCCAACCCAGTCGTCACCTTCGCCGAGAACATCAAGGCCTACACGGCCTTAGCGGCCCGCGAGGATGCGTTTGAGTCCGCCAAGTTCATCGCCAAAAACTCGGGAATGATCGAGGAGCTGTACTCGGACAAGAGCATCGAGGGCCTCTCGCGCTACGAGAACATCCAGGAGCTGCTCAACGGTATCAAGGAGTACGTGGACGACCCTGAGCGCGAGGATAAGAGCCTAGGAGCCTTCCTGCAAGACATTGCGCTCGTGACGGACTCCGACCTGAAGGACGCCGCCCAGGAGGGCGAGGCCGTGACGCTGATGACCATCCACTCGGCCAAGGGCCTGGAATTTCGCAACGTATTCATTGTGGGCATGGAGGAAAACCTGTTTCCGAGCCAGATGATGATTACCTCGCGGGCCGACCTGGAGGAGGAGCGGCGGCTGTTTTACGTGGCCATCACGCGGGCCGAAAAGAAGCTGACGCTGAGCTACGCCACCTCGCGCTACCAGTGGGGCAACCTGCGCAGCGCCGAAAAAAGCCGCTTTTTGGACGAAATTGACCCGGCCTTCGTGCACTTCAAGTTTGCCTCTGGCGGGGGCCCCGGCGCGGGCGAGCAGCCGTTCCAGCACGTGTTCGAGCGGCGCTCGAACCTGGTGCCGGTGCTGCCGCGCAAAGTGGCGGCCACCAAGTACGTGGCCCCGCCCGACTTTGCCCCTTCCGATACCAAAAACCTGGTGGCCGGCCAGCGCGTGGAGCACCCCAAGTTTGGCTTCGGCGTGGTGCGCCTGCTGGAAAAAGAGCCCGCCGGCGCCAAGGCCACCATCGACTTCGAGGAAGTGGGCGAAAAGGTGCTGCTGCTGAGCTTCGCCAAGCTGCGCATCCATTTGTAA
- a CDS encoding agmatinase family protein, producing MLDSGSAARARKIAQFDPNAPGDAEGGLFGLPFAPEDAQVVVVPVPWEVTVSYRAGTAQGPAAVHEASLQVDLYDPDLPNAWQLGLAMEEADAEVAATSARLRPLAADYIGWLEAGEPTANAEAMQAVPALVNAEGDKLRQWLAAKTGALLDGGQSVMVLGGDHSTPLGFLDALAARHQEFAILQIDAHCDLRPAYEGFKYSHASIMHNALTLPQVKKLVQVGIRDYCQQEAEFIEQSHGRVALFGQRFLSEERYAKKSWKKVCGKIIAQLPPKVYISFDIDGLDPKLCPGTGTPVPGGLEYEEAAFLIRSIVRAGITIIGCDLNEVAPGDTDWNGIVGARLLYQMANWMAVSQGRLAARKHE from the coding sequence ATGCTTGATTCCGGCTCCGCTGCCCGCGCCCGCAAAATTGCCCAGTTCGACCCCAACGCCCCCGGCGATGCCGAAGGGGGCCTTTTTGGCCTGCCTTTTGCGCCCGAAGACGCCCAAGTAGTGGTTGTGCCCGTGCCCTGGGAGGTGACTGTGAGCTACCGCGCCGGCACTGCACAGGGCCCCGCCGCTGTGCACGAAGCTTCCCTGCAAGTGGACCTTTACGACCCCGACCTGCCCAATGCCTGGCAGCTGGGCTTGGCCATGGAAGAAGCCGACGCCGAAGTGGCCGCCACCAGCGCCCGCCTGCGCCCCTTGGCGGCCGATTACATCGGCTGGCTGGAGGCCGGCGAGCCCACCGCTAACGCTGAGGCCATGCAGGCCGTGCCCGCTCTCGTGAACGCCGAAGGCGACAAGCTGCGCCAGTGGCTGGCCGCCAAAACCGGGGCCCTACTCGACGGGGGCCAGTCGGTAATGGTGCTCGGCGGCGACCACAGCACGCCGCTGGGCTTCCTGGATGCCTTAGCGGCTCGCCACCAGGAGTTTGCCATTCTGCAAATCGATGCGCACTGCGATTTGCGGCCAGCTTACGAGGGGTTCAAGTACTCGCACGCCAGTATTATGCACAACGCGCTGACGCTGCCGCAGGTGAAGAAACTGGTGCAAGTGGGCATCCGCGACTACTGCCAACAGGAGGCCGAGTTCATCGAGCAGTCGCACGGGCGGGTGGCGCTGTTCGGGCAGCGTTTCCTGAGCGAAGAGCGGTACGCCAAGAAGTCGTGGAAGAAAGTGTGCGGCAAAATCATTGCCCAGCTGCCGCCCAAGGTGTACATCAGCTTCGACATCGACGGCCTCGACCCCAAGCTGTGCCCCGGCACTGGCACGCCCGTGCCCGGGGGGCTGGAGTACGAGGAAGCCGCTTTTCTCATCCGTAGCATCGTGCGGGCCGGCATCACCATCATCGGGTGCGACCTCAACGAGGTGGCCCCCGGCGACACCGATTGGAACGGCATTGTGGGGGCCCGCCTGCTCTACCAAATGGCCAACTGGATGGCCGTGTCGCAGGGCCGCTTGGCTGCTCGAAAACACGAGTAG
- a CDS encoding DUF3109 family protein, which yields MIIIQQTVISDDLADNFFVCNLEACKGACCVEGDLGAPLEEAELKILETEYENIKPFLTEAGRQAIAEQGLYIKDWEDDYSTTTIGDRECAYALYDGKGILKCGIEEAYLAGATTFKKPISCHLYPIRITKYEEFEALNYDRWNICSPACAYGANLGVRVYQFLKDPLIRKYGEDWYNELDREVESQLGTK from the coding sequence ATGATTATTATCCAGCAAACCGTTATTTCCGACGACCTCGCCGACAACTTTTTCGTCTGCAACCTGGAGGCGTGCAAAGGCGCCTGCTGCGTAGAGGGCGACCTGGGGGCCCCACTGGAGGAAGCCGAGCTAAAGATTCTGGAAACGGAATACGAAAACATCAAGCCGTTCCTCACCGAAGCCGGCCGCCAGGCCATTGCCGAGCAGGGCCTCTACATCAAGGATTGGGAGGACGACTACAGCACAACCACAATCGGTGACCGAGAGTGCGCTTACGCACTTTATGATGGCAAAGGCATCCTCAAATGCGGTATCGAGGAAGCGTACCTGGCCGGGGCCACCACGTTCAAAAAGCCCATCAGCTGCCACCTGTACCCGATCCGAATCACGAAGTACGAAGAATTCGAGGCCCTGAACTACGACCGCTGGAACATCTGCTCACCGGCCTGCGCGTACGGCGCCAACCTGGGCGTGCGGGTGTACCAGTTCCTGAAAGACCCGCTGATTCGCAAGTACGGCGAGGACTGGTACAACGAGCTGGACCGCGAAGTGGAGAGCCAATTGGGGACGAAGTAG
- the murA gene encoding UDP-N-acetylglucosamine 1-carboxyvinyltransferase, producing MAAFEVRGGQPLRGEITPQGAKNEALQILCAVLLTPEPVTISNIPDIRDVNKLIELLRDMGVKVGKLATDTYRFQAEDVHLEYMDSPEFVRQAGALRGSVMILGPMLGRYGRCQLPKPGGDKIGRRPMDTHFLGLEKLGGQLTLEGTDFYRIKADGKLKGTHMLLDEASVTGTANIVMAAVLAEGTTTIYNAACEPYLQQLCRMLVRMGANIQGIGSNLLTIEGVESLGGTEHRMLPDMIEIGSFIGLAAMTGSEITIKDCQISELGLIPDTFRKLGIQLEFRGDDIYIPAQPHYEINTYLDGSILTVSDHTWPGFTPDLLSIVLVVACQAKGTVLIHQKMFESRLFFVDKLIDMGAQIILCDPHRATVIGLDQRTRLRGITMTSPDIRAGVALLIAALSAEGNSTILNVEQIDRGYQFIDQRLNALGADIRRV from the coding sequence ATGGCTGCATTTGAAGTGCGCGGCGGCCAGCCGCTCCGCGGCGAAATCACGCCCCAAGGTGCTAAAAACGAAGCCCTGCAAATTCTCTGCGCAGTGTTGCTCACCCCCGAGCCGGTTACCATCAGCAACATCCCCGATATCCGCGACGTCAACAAGCTCATCGAGTTGCTGCGCGACATGGGCGTGAAGGTGGGCAAGCTAGCCACCGACACCTACCGCTTCCAAGCCGAAGACGTGCACCTGGAGTACATGGATTCGCCCGAGTTTGTGCGGCAAGCCGGGGCCCTGCGCGGCTCCGTGATGATCCTGGGGCCCATGCTGGGGCGCTACGGCCGCTGCCAGCTACCCAAGCCGGGCGGCGATAAAATCGGCCGCCGGCCGATGGACACACACTTTCTGGGCCTCGAAAAGCTCGGCGGTCAGCTCACCCTCGAGGGCACCGACTTCTACCGCATCAAGGCCGACGGCAAGCTCAAGGGCACCCACATGCTGCTCGACGAGGCCTCGGTGACCGGCACGGCCAACATCGTGATGGCCGCCGTGCTGGCCGAGGGCACCACCACCATCTACAATGCCGCCTGCGAGCCCTATTTGCAGCAGCTGTGCCGCATGCTGGTGCGCATGGGCGCTAACATCCAGGGCATTGGCTCCAACCTGCTCACCATCGAAGGCGTGGAAAGCTTGGGCGGCACCGAGCACCGCATGCTGCCCGACATGATTGAAATCGGCTCTTTCATCGGCCTGGCGGCCATGACGGGCTCCGAAATTACCATCAAGGATTGCCAGATTTCCGAGCTGGGCCTGATTCCGGACACGTTTCGCAAGCTGGGCATCCAGCTGGAGTTTCGCGGCGACGACATCTACATTCCCGCCCAGCCGCACTACGAAATCAACACCTACCTCGACGGCTCCATCCTCACCGTCAGCGACCACACTTGGCCGGGTTTCACGCCCGACCTGCTCAGCATTGTGCTGGTAGTGGCTTGCCAGGCCAAGGGCACGGTGCTTATCCACCAGAAGATGTTTGAGAGCCGCCTGTTCTTCGTCGACAAGCTCATCGACATGGGGGCCCAAATCATTCTCTGCGACCCGCACCGCGCCACCGTCATCGGCCTCGACCAGCGCACGCGCCTGCGCGGCATCACGATGACCTCGCCCGATATCCGCGCCGGGGTGGCGCTGCTCATCGCCGCGCTCAGCGCCGAAGGCAACAGCACTATCCTCAACGTGGAGCAAATTGACCGCGGCTACCAATTCATTGACCAGCGCCTCAATGCACTGGGCGCCGACATTCGGCGAGTGTAA
- a CDS encoding DUF4290 domain-containing protein: MNEFQSLPFHLQLLVREYGQSTYQLIQGLRQVEDVAERTRRAAQIVQLILRLKPTLRDQPDIQTRLWSHLSALLGEEVELEAPVPLRPVSLRVTRPKPVPYPRQPPRLRAYGRAIEALIVKALTLESPAEREQAAIQIGRTMKFLFRQHNKENAKDATIIRHLSELSNGQLKLDPAMVDQEDLFEMGPGVAPGTGGNASGSSRAPFAAQANQPRRPGAPSGNSYGNNSFGNGPKRNKKNGKKGRQEPQQPPQ; this comes from the coding sequence ATGAACGAGTTTCAATCCCTGCCCTTCCACTTGCAGCTGCTGGTGCGCGAGTACGGGCAAAGCACCTACCAGCTCATCCAGGGCCTGCGCCAGGTGGAGGACGTGGCCGAGCGCACCCGCCGCGCCGCCCAAATAGTGCAGCTCATCCTGCGCCTCAAGCCCACGCTGCGCGACCAGCCCGACATCCAAACCCGCCTCTGGAGCCACCTCTCGGCGCTGCTGGGCGAGGAAGTGGAGCTGGAGGCCCCCGTGCCCCTGCGCCCAGTGAGCCTGCGCGTAACGCGCCCCAAGCCCGTGCCCTACCCGCGCCAGCCCCCGCGCCTGCGCGCTTACGGACGTGCTATTGAAGCCCTCATCGTTAAGGCGCTGACGCTGGAAAGCCCCGCCGAGCGCGAGCAGGCAGCTATCCAGATTGGGCGCACCATGAAGTTTCTGTTTCGCCAGCACAACAAGGAAAACGCCAAGGACGCCACCATCATCCGCCACCTCAGCGAGCTATCGAACGGCCAGTTGAAGCTGGACCCGGCCATGGTGGATCAGGAGGACCTGTTTGAGATGGGCCCCGGCGTGGCCCCCGGCACGGGCGGCAATGCCAGTGGCAGCAGCCGCGCGCCCTTCGCGGCGCAGGCTAACCAGCCGCGCCGTCCCGGGGCCCCCAGCGGCAACAGCTACGGCAACAACAGCTTCGGCAACGGCCCGAAACGCAACAAGAAAAACGGTAAAAAGGGCCGCCAAGAGCCCCAGCAGCCGCCGCAATAA
- a CDS encoding chemotaxis protein CheC: MNLSMTELERDIIREILNIGLARAADSFAVVAQEKVLLEVPSLDLLESEDILLRVNEYSVKHAVIQSDIRGDFTGTTLMFFSGQHVQRLSRVCLRMQVADSIQVNELQESLLLEISNIITGALVTQLANILKASIYGAPPCTFSGDTTALMNHLVPSESLQPLIFSIITQFSDHGNSVELPLMLFFDRATFEKILDIIRGYDFLGKQLAGA; this comes from the coding sequence ATGAATTTATCAATGACCGAGCTGGAGCGCGACATTATCCGCGAAATTTTGAACATTGGACTGGCCCGCGCCGCCGATTCGTTCGCCGTGGTTGCGCAGGAAAAGGTGTTGCTAGAAGTGCCCAGCTTAGACCTGCTTGAAAGTGAGGATATTTTGCTGCGTGTGAATGAATACAGCGTTAAACATGCAGTGATTCAGTCCGATATCCGGGGCGATTTTACGGGCACTACGCTCATGTTCTTCTCTGGGCAGCACGTGCAGCGGTTGTCGCGGGTATGCTTGCGGATGCAGGTTGCCGATTCCATCCAAGTCAACGAATTGCAGGAATCGCTGCTGCTCGAAATTAGTAACATCATTACCGGGGCCCTAGTGACGCAATTGGCCAATATTCTGAAAGCCAGCATCTACGGGGCACCGCCGTGCACATTTAGCGGCGATACCACGGCTTTAATGAACCACCTGGTACCCAGTGAGTCGCTGCAACCGCTTATTTTCTCCATTATCACCCAGTTCTCCGACCACGGCAACTCGGTGGAACTGCCGCTGATGTTATTTTTTGACCGCGCCACGTTTGAGAAAATCCTCGATATCATCCGGGGCTACGATTTCTTGGGTAAGCAATTGGCCGGGGCCTGA